Proteins from a single region of Theobroma cacao cultivar B97-61/B2 chromosome 10, Criollo_cocoa_genome_V2, whole genome shotgun sequence:
- the LOC18587086 gene encoding cytosolic sulfotransferase 15: MPLSTCTTTSMVIPHFTKNPKIGVVGKEEEENLSNECKGLIHSLPKEKGWRTPFIYLFQGFWCQPKEIQAIISFQKHFQARDSDVILATIPKSGTTWIKALTFAIMNRKRFTTSSKNHPLLTSNPHDLVPFFEYKLYANNQIPDLSNLPKPRLFGTHVPFASLQESIKSSSCRIIYVCRNPFDTFISSWHYINKVRPESLPPFPLEEAFNLYCKGVVGFGPFWEHMLGYWKESTERPEKVLFMKYEDMKEDTVSHLKTLANFLGVPFSIEEEEEGMIKDIAKLCSFENLKDLEVNKCGKSIKNFENKHLFRKGAVGDWVNYLSPSMVEQLSKVIEEKLGDSGLKFKVFS; the protein is encoded by the coding sequence atgccGTTGTCTACCTGTACAACAACTTCAATGGTTATTCCCCATTTCACTAAAAATCCCAAAATTGGTGTGgtgggaaaggaagaagaagaaaatctaAGCAATGAGTGCAAGGGGTTGATTCATTCTCTTCCCAAAGAGAAAGGTTGGAGAACTCCTTTCATATATCTTTTCCAAGGCTTTTGGTGTCAACCAAAAGAGATTCAAGCCATAATCTCTTTCCAAAAACACTTCCAAGCAAGAGACTCTGATGTAATTCTTGCTACCATACCAAAATCAGGTACAACATGGATAAAAGCCTTGACCTTTGCCATCATGAACCGCAAGCGTTTCACCACTTCAAGCAAAAACCATCCACTGCTTACATCCAATCCCCATGATCTAGTACCTTTCTTCGAGTACAAGCTTTATGCAAACAACCAAATCCCTGACCTCTCCAACCTTCCCAAGCCAAGACTTTTTGGAACTCATGTTCCATTTGCTTCATTGCAAGAATCAATAAAGAGTTCTAGCTGTCgaattatttatgtatgtcGGAACCCTTTTGACACATTCATCTCCTCATGGCATTACATCAACAAAGTGAGGCCAGAATCTCTACCTCCATTTCCACTCGAAGAAGCTTTCAACTTGTATTGTAAGGGGGTGGTCGGCTTCGGACCCTTTTGGGAGCACATGTTAGGGTATTGGAAAGAAAGCACGGAGAGGCCGGAGAAGGTTTTGTTCATGAAATATGAGGACATGAAGGAAGACACTGTCTCCCACTTGAAGACGTTGGCAAATTTCTTGGGGGTCCCTTTTTCAATTGAAGAGGAGGAAgaaggtatgataaaggacATAGCAAAGCTATGTAGCTTTgagaatttgaaagatttgGAGGTCAACAAATGTGGAAAATCCATTAAAAACTTTGAGAACAAACACTTGTTCAGGAAAGGTGCCGTAGGAGATTGGGTGAATTATCTCTCCCCTTCAATGGTTGAGCAGTTATCCAAAGTTATCGAGGAAAAATTAGGTGATTCTGGCCTGAAATTTAAGGTGTTTTCCTAG
- the LOC18587088 gene encoding protein MIZU-KUSSEI 1: MAAQSIPSPPPHQSQSSPPTPASMQFESRPAISLQQPSNKKGSSKSSKLFKRFRSVFRSFPIITPMCKIPVTLHGNRPQDNHIHGGTRMTGTLFGYRKARVNLAIQENPRCLPILVLELAITTGKLLQDMGLGLVRIALECEKRPTEKTKILDEPIWTLFCNGKKSGYGVKREPTDEDLMVMQTLHPVSMGAGVIPSEAKENPDGELTYMRANFERVINSRDSETYYMMNPDGNSGPELSIFFVRIG; the protein is encoded by the coding sequence ATGGCAGCTCAAAGTATTCCATCTCCTCCACCACATCAATCTCAATCTTCACCGCCTACTCCGGCGAGCATGCAATTCGAATCCCGGCCGGCGATTTCCCTCCAACAACCATCGAATAAGAAAGGGTCGTCGAAATCCTCCAAGTTGTTTAAACGGTTTCGTTCCGTTTTCCGATCATTTCCAATCATAACCCCGATGTGCAAGATCCCGGTCACGCTCCATGGTAACCGTCCACAAGACAACCATATCCatggagggactcggatgacTGGAACCTTATTTGGGTACCGTAAAGCTAGGGTTAACCTTGCCATCCAAGAGAACCCTAGGTGCCTCCCTATTCTAGTACTTGAGCTTGCGATAACAACAGGAAAGCTCCTCCAGGACATGGGGTTGGGGCTCGTTAGGATTGCTCTGGAATGTGAAAAGCGTCCAACAGAGAAGACCAAGATCCTGGATGAGCCAATATGGACATTATTTTGTAATGGGAAGAAATCAGGCTATGGCGTAAAGAGGGAACCGACAGATGAAGATTTAATGGTGATGCAAACGTTGCATCCTGTTTCGATGGGAGCTGGCGTGATACCAAGCGAAGCTAAGGAGAATCCTGATGGAGAGTTGACATACATGCGTGCAAATTTCGAACGGGTTATCAATTCTAGAGATTCAGAAACTTATTACATGATGAATCCGGATGGTAACTCTGGCCCTGAACTCAGCATATTCTTTGTCAGGATTGGATGA
- the LOC18587089 gene encoding protein LNK3 isoform X2 has product MDWCFGNGIEDLVVPMDQELADRLPSPESWSKWGYYSPGNFESSNKCFVVDENLTCEELKFNGRFCNGTEFETSADAKDPSSFPSVCGGLSEESLNQAPLSYPQPDYELDDFGRFQQMDDIFLSSLLEDLLGSEDLQKSVCFSPEDQCGRVPADYLLTDVSLDSQTISKNEHGMGSAKYLKTHAFSPSMTLEKEIPALRFKPRKSGLKNSPSVKAPLAKILAPPERNSETGFVSEGISLEESVLQELEMVTVQLSNKTRICFRDAFYRLAKNSKQNPVVINQHGNVCVRTHAPMWIVYEEKMRSGRKETTESETNSIDRAIANLTFNNMETNVRDFPIATPAKSKQHAIRVTGQKNNSSNQSGIHYFPRSSVASTDAEVPFLVHKRSQMRMAGHE; this is encoded by the exons ATGGACTGGTGTTTTGGTAATGGTATTGAGGATCTTGTTGTCCCCATGGATCAAGAATTAGCAGATAGGCTTCCTTCACCTGAAAGTTGGTCAAAATGGGGATACTATTCTCCAGGAAATTTTGAGTCATCTAACAAATGCTTCGTTGTGGATGAAAACTTGACTTGTGAAGAACTAAAGTTCAATGGTAGATTTTGCAATGGCACTGAATTCGAAACATCAGCTGATGCTAAGGATCCATCTAGCTTTCCAAGTGTATGTGGAGGATTGTCAGAGGAGTCTCTCAATCAGGCTCCACTTTCATATCCCCAGCCAGATTACGAGCTTGATGATTTTGGCAGATTCCAGCAGATGGATGACATATTCTT GAGTTCCTTACTGGAAGATCTGCTTGGGAGTGAAGATCTTCAGAAATCAGTTTGCTTTTCTCCTGAAGATCAATGTGGGAGAGTGCCAGCTGATTATCTTCTGACAGATGTAAGTTTGGATTCTCaaactatttcaaaaaatgaaCATGGTATGGGAAGCGCTAAGTATCTCAAAACTCATGCATTTTCCCCATCGATGACTTTGGAGAAAGAAATACCTGCTTTACGTTTTAAACCACGCAAGTCAGGGCTCAAGAATAGCCCATCTGTAAAG GCACCACTTGCCAAAATCTTGGCCCCTCCTGAACGGAACAGTGAAACTGGATTTGTATCTGAGGGAATATCACTTGAAGAATCTGTTTTGCAGGAGCTTGAAATGGTGACAGTTCAG TTGTCTAATAAGACTCGAATTTGCTTTCGAGATGCATTCTACCGTCTTGCCAAGAACTCAAAACAGAATCCTGTAGTAATAAACCAACATGGAAACGTCTGTGTGAGAACTCATGCGCCGATGTGGATAGTCTATGAGGAGAAAATGAG GtctggaagaaaagaaacaaccGAATCAGAGACCAACTCCATTGATCGAGCTATTGCTAACCTCACCTTCAATAATATGGAAACTAATGTTCGAGATTTTCCTATTGCCACACCAGCCAAGTCTAAGCAACATGCCATCAGAGTGACAGGACAGAAAAACAATAGCTCAAATCAATCCGGGATCCATTATTTCCCACGATCTTCTGTTGCCTCAACCGATGCTGAGGTTCCTTTCCTTGTTCATAAACGCTCCCAAATGAGAATGGCTGGACATGAATAG
- the LOC18587089 gene encoding protein LNK3 isoform X3 yields the protein MDWCFGNGIEDLVVPMDQELADRLPSPESWSKWGYYSPGNFESSNKCFVVDENLTCEELKFNGRFCNGTEFETSADAKDPSSFPSVCGGLSEESLNQAPLSYPQPDYELDDFGRFQQMDDIFLSSLLEDLLGSEDLQKSVCFSPEDQCGRVPADYLLTDAPLAKILAPPERNSETGFVSEGISLEESVLQELEMVTVQLSNKTRICFRDAFYRLAKNSKQNPVVINQHGNVCVRTHAPMWIVYEEKMRSGRKETTESETNSIDRAIANLTFNNMETNVRDFPIATPAKSKQHAIRVTGQKNNSSNQSGIHYFPRSSVASTDAEVPFLVHKRSQMRMAGHE from the exons ATGGACTGGTGTTTTGGTAATGGTATTGAGGATCTTGTTGTCCCCATGGATCAAGAATTAGCAGATAGGCTTCCTTCACCTGAAAGTTGGTCAAAATGGGGATACTATTCTCCAGGAAATTTTGAGTCATCTAACAAATGCTTCGTTGTGGATGAAAACTTGACTTGTGAAGAACTAAAGTTCAATGGTAGATTTTGCAATGGCACTGAATTCGAAACATCAGCTGATGCTAAGGATCCATCTAGCTTTCCAAGTGTATGTGGAGGATTGTCAGAGGAGTCTCTCAATCAGGCTCCACTTTCATATCCCCAGCCAGATTACGAGCTTGATGATTTTGGCAGATTCCAGCAGATGGATGACATATTCTT GAGTTCCTTACTGGAAGATCTGCTTGGGAGTGAAGATCTTCAGAAATCAGTTTGCTTTTCTCCTGAAGATCAATGTGGGAGAGTGCCAGCTGATTATCTTCTGACAGAT GCACCACTTGCCAAAATCTTGGCCCCTCCTGAACGGAACAGTGAAACTGGATTTGTATCTGAGGGAATATCACTTGAAGAATCTGTTTTGCAGGAGCTTGAAATGGTGACAGTTCAG TTGTCTAATAAGACTCGAATTTGCTTTCGAGATGCATTCTACCGTCTTGCCAAGAACTCAAAACAGAATCCTGTAGTAATAAACCAACATGGAAACGTCTGTGTGAGAACTCATGCGCCGATGTGGATAGTCTATGAGGAGAAAATGAG GtctggaagaaaagaaacaaccGAATCAGAGACCAACTCCATTGATCGAGCTATTGCTAACCTCACCTTCAATAATATGGAAACTAATGTTCGAGATTTTCCTATTGCCACACCAGCCAAGTCTAAGCAACATGCCATCAGAGTGACAGGACAGAAAAACAATAGCTCAAATCAATCCGGGATCCATTATTTCCCACGATCTTCTGTTGCCTCAACCGATGCTGAGGTTCCTTTCCTTGTTCATAAACGCTCCCAAATGAGAATGGCTGGACATGAATAG
- the LOC18587089 gene encoding uncharacterized protein LOC18587089 isoform X1, with amino-acid sequence MDWCFGNGIEDLVVPMDQELADRLPSPESWSKWGYYSPGNFESSNKCFVVDENLTCEELKFNGRFCNGTEFETSADAKDPSSFPSVCGGLSEESLNQAPLSYPQPDYELDDFGRFQQMDDIFLSSLLEDLLGSEDLQKSVCFSPEDQCGRVPADYLLTDVSLDSQTISKNEHGMGSAKYLKTHAFSPSMTLEKEIPALRFKPRKSGLKNSPSVKVRFSTCRFIGKNKFQKFFTSDETSFVAYKSLLRSPVPATHLANIWHKNQTSSKPCQIYHHRRLFSCQSFFKESFIRISYAPLAKILAPPERNSETGFVSEGISLEESVLQELEMVTVQLSNKTRICFRDAFYRLAKNSKQNPVVINQHGNVCVRTHAPMWIVYEEKMRSGRKETTESETNSIDRAIANLTFNNMETNVRDFPIATPAKSKQHAIRVTGQKNNSSNQSGIHYFPRSSVASTDAEVPFLVHKRSQMRMAGHE; translated from the exons ATGGACTGGTGTTTTGGTAATGGTATTGAGGATCTTGTTGTCCCCATGGATCAAGAATTAGCAGATAGGCTTCCTTCACCTGAAAGTTGGTCAAAATGGGGATACTATTCTCCAGGAAATTTTGAGTCATCTAACAAATGCTTCGTTGTGGATGAAAACTTGACTTGTGAAGAACTAAAGTTCAATGGTAGATTTTGCAATGGCACTGAATTCGAAACATCAGCTGATGCTAAGGATCCATCTAGCTTTCCAAGTGTATGTGGAGGATTGTCAGAGGAGTCTCTCAATCAGGCTCCACTTTCATATCCCCAGCCAGATTACGAGCTTGATGATTTTGGCAGATTCCAGCAGATGGATGACATATTCTT GAGTTCCTTACTGGAAGATCTGCTTGGGAGTGAAGATCTTCAGAAATCAGTTTGCTTTTCTCCTGAAGATCAATGTGGGAGAGTGCCAGCTGATTATCTTCTGACAGATGTAAGTTTGGATTCTCaaactatttcaaaaaatgaaCATGGTATGGGAAGCGCTAAGTATCTCAAAACTCATGCATTTTCCCCATCGATGACTTTGGAGAAAGAAATACCTGCTTTACGTTTTAAACCACGCAAGTCAGGGCTCAAGAATAGCCCATCTGTAAAGGTGAGATTTTCCACCTGTCGCTTTATTGG AAAGAATAAGTTCCAGAAATTCTTCACAAGTGATGAAACTTCTTTTGTAGCCTACAAATCTCTGCTACGAAGTCCTGTTCCGGCCACCCACTTAGCAAATATATGGCATAAAAACCAGACCAGTTCAAAGCCTTGCCAAATTTATCACCATAGGAGACTCTTCAGTTGCCAATCATTCTTTAAAGAATCCTTCATAAGAATCAGTTAC GCACCACTTGCCAAAATCTTGGCCCCTCCTGAACGGAACAGTGAAACTGGATTTGTATCTGAGGGAATATCACTTGAAGAATCTGTTTTGCAGGAGCTTGAAATGGTGACAGTTCAG TTGTCTAATAAGACTCGAATTTGCTTTCGAGATGCATTCTACCGTCTTGCCAAGAACTCAAAACAGAATCCTGTAGTAATAAACCAACATGGAAACGTCTGTGTGAGAACTCATGCGCCGATGTGGATAGTCTATGAGGAGAAAATGAG GtctggaagaaaagaaacaaccGAATCAGAGACCAACTCCATTGATCGAGCTATTGCTAACCTCACCTTCAATAATATGGAAACTAATGTTCGAGATTTTCCTATTGCCACACCAGCCAAGTCTAAGCAACATGCCATCAGAGTGACAGGACAGAAAAACAATAGCTCAAATCAATCCGGGATCCATTATTTCCCACGATCTTCTGTTGCCTCAACCGATGCTGAGGTTCCTTTCCTTGTTCATAAACGCTCCCAAATGAGAATGGCTGGACATGAATAG
- the LOC18587089 gene encoding uncharacterized protein LOC18587089 isoform X4, which translates to MGSAKYLKTHAFSPSMTLEKEIPALRFKPRKSGLKNSPSVKVRFSTCRFIGKNKFQKFFTSDETSFVAYKSLLRSPVPATHLANIWHKNQTSSKPCQIYHHRRLFSCQSFFKESFIRISYAPLAKILAPPERNSETGFVSEGISLEESVLQELEMVTVQLSNKTRICFRDAFYRLAKNSKQNPVVINQHGNVCVRTHAPMWIVYEEKMRSGRKETTESETNSIDRAIANLTFNNMETNVRDFPIATPAKSKQHAIRVTGQKNNSSNQSGIHYFPRSSVASTDAEVPFLVHKRSQMRMAGHE; encoded by the exons ATGGGAAGCGCTAAGTATCTCAAAACTCATGCATTTTCCCCATCGATGACTTTGGAGAAAGAAATACCTGCTTTACGTTTTAAACCACGCAAGTCAGGGCTCAAGAATAGCCCATCTGTAAAGGTGAGATTTTCCACCTGTCGCTTTATTGG AAAGAATAAGTTCCAGAAATTCTTCACAAGTGATGAAACTTCTTTTGTAGCCTACAAATCTCTGCTACGAAGTCCTGTTCCGGCCACCCACTTAGCAAATATATGGCATAAAAACCAGACCAGTTCAAAGCCTTGCCAAATTTATCACCATAGGAGACTCTTCAGTTGCCAATCATTCTTTAAAGAATCCTTCATAAGAATCAGTTAC GCACCACTTGCCAAAATCTTGGCCCCTCCTGAACGGAACAGTGAAACTGGATTTGTATCTGAGGGAATATCACTTGAAGAATCTGTTTTGCAGGAGCTTGAAATGGTGACAGTTCAG TTGTCTAATAAGACTCGAATTTGCTTTCGAGATGCATTCTACCGTCTTGCCAAGAACTCAAAACAGAATCCTGTAGTAATAAACCAACATGGAAACGTCTGTGTGAGAACTCATGCGCCGATGTGGATAGTCTATGAGGAGAAAATGAG GtctggaagaaaagaaacaaccGAATCAGAGACCAACTCCATTGATCGAGCTATTGCTAACCTCACCTTCAATAATATGGAAACTAATGTTCGAGATTTTCCTATTGCCACACCAGCCAAGTCTAAGCAACATGCCATCAGAGTGACAGGACAGAAAAACAATAGCTCAAATCAATCCGGGATCCATTATTTCCCACGATCTTCTGTTGCCTCAACCGATGCTGAGGTTCCTTTCCTTGTTCATAAACGCTCCCAAATGAGAATGGCTGGACATGAATAG